One Hypomesus transpacificus isolate Combined female chromosome 21, fHypTra1, whole genome shotgun sequence genomic window, GGATGTTGTTGTGGACAATGGTTCGATCCACACTCAGCATGAAACGTTTTGAAGAATAGCAGGATCTGCCtagaaaatgtaaaaaacaaaatttATAACAAGATGTTTTCTTGAAAACAATGagtacattgtacatttttgtgAGAATTGCTTATAGGAGATTGCAGTATAGGAGTACCATCATAAGCAATGTACTGCTGTGAAAGAGGgcaacaaaacatgttttagACTAGGGGATGGGCAATTCCGGTCCTCAGGGGCCActttcctgcatgttttagatgtttccctgctccaacacacttgtttcaaatgaatgagttgttatcaagctctgtggaagccgggtaatgaccattcatttgaatcaggtgtgttggaccagagaaacatctaaaacatgcaggacagtggcccctgAGGACCGGAATTGCCCACCCCTTGACAAATATAATAAAATACAGATTTAATTGCAGTAAATCCTCCCAAAATATACAACATAAATTTTAACTTACCACAAACCACAATGGTGGGAGTCAAGCGAACTTGGTCCATCTGTAATTCCCCCACCAGGCATGTGTCCTCTACATAGCAGAACATCACATCTTCCTTTTCGTCAAAGTAGGACAGCAGTAGCAGCACCAAGTCTTTGACGTCTTCAGAGCAACCGCTCAGCTCTCCTCTCATCACTTGTATCTTTGTTACAGCCTGTAGGCACTTTTTGTTCTTGTTCACGCCAACAGTGTTCATGTAGTTTAGGAGCCGTTTCCCCTTCAGATCAATGTTCCGTATGAAAGTTTCTTTGAGGCCAGTTCCGGTAAGTTCCTTATAGTGGACTCCCATGCCAGGTTCATTGAACCAAAGCGGCCACTCTTCCAGAAGGTAGTGTATATTCTTTCCCTTGTTCACCTCTTTGCGCTGCGTGTAGAAAGTCAACTTCATCAGATGTTTCACTTCTTCTGGATTTGCATCAGTTTGTTGTGACATTCTCTTCAGTTGTTGTGTCTTCTCCTGTTGGCTCTCTAGGGTCTCTCCACGGGGCAGGAACTTTAAATCCCATTTAATGCACCCATAGTTGTGTTGGATTGCCGCTCTTTGTTCAGGAGGGACTTCATCTGTGTCAGACCCGTCAGAATGATGCCTTCGCTTTCTTATTTTTGGAGTCGAACATCTCTTCAAATTCTCGATCCTATTTTGCAACTGCTTGACTAGAGAATGATAGCCTGTTCCAATCACATCTCCCTCTATTATGTCCTGCAGAGATTGTGGATATTTAGCAACCATCTTTTTCGCGACTTCAGTTGAGTTCCTTCTTCTTATGCAAGGATTCTTCTGCAACATCTCACAAGCCACAATACGGACCATCTCCCTTCTCATTCTTGGGACTGGTCGTTTTCCTGTCTCCAATGTTTGTATTAATTCCTCAGGGAATTTCTCCCACGGGATCATAAAGGTGTCCACCCAGTCTATACCAGGGCTTTGGCAGCTGCTGGAAGAGGTTGTGGATGAGTTTACGGGTGAAGCTTGTAAGGTTGAGGAAGGTCTTGGGGAGGCACAGACAAATGAGCTGCTGGTTTCTGGAGTCTGgcctacaaatacacacacaaaaaaacacaatgtgaATATTTCTATATTTCAAATGTATCTTTATATAGGCCACTTTTGGGCAAAGGTTGCATCCTGTACTCTAATACTTGACTTACATCTCAGCTTCCAAGCAGCAAGTACTTTTCGTGCTTGAATCGGCCTCAAGGCTGAAAGCAAATCCCCTTCCTCAATGAACTGTAGATCAGCATCCGTCTCCACCCCTAGGTTTTGTAATGTCTCTTCAAGAATATCTTTAGACACTACTGGAAGGTCAGGCAAGACCTCGTTGATGGCGGTGCGTAGAAATGTTTGCTAGCAGTCAGTCATTTCTGGAATTAAGGAAGAATGACAGTTATCAAAATTACAAATGAAAGACAAAGGGTAATTAGACAGGTTGTGAACTAACACTGTACTAATGCACGAATAATAGGAATATCTATCTTGAGTATATAATACGAGTAAGGATTAGCCCTCATTTCTGTACATCTTAAAAGTTCAGGTAACGATTCTGAAGAAATCTAACACCAGGACAAACACCACAATTTAAAGCAATGCAGCATTGAAAGTTTTTTGGAATAAAATTGCATTAGCTACAAAAACCGATACCAACTTTAAAGGATAAAAAACTGCCGTCACTCATATTTTTCTGATATTATTTGTTACCATTTATACCGAACATATATGCATTTTTCGTAAGGTTTCTCTCTACAACAGTAGCCATGATAATTTTTTATTTCGACAACACACTGTGTTTCAGCGGAATGACTTTGTGCCCATTAACAATGTATGATGGTAACGGATAAAAATCTACCAAGTTGTTGATGTTAAGACATTGCAACCATGTACCCTGTTTTGTCACTGAGTGCAGATGGTATTCAGAATGATAGTCAGCTTTATGTATATCCATCAAAAAATACACAGCTGCATCATTGAGAATTAAAACAATGAGAAGTTCTCCAAACTCCATGGACTCATCATTTTTAGACACAAGAAAATTACCTTTTTTATATGATGTACCTTTATACTCTATGTCTGTGGAAACACTAGTATTGTTTTCTGAAAAGCCAAACCCTCTCACTGCATGTTTAATTTTGTCACTGTAAAGGCTGGGGTAAAAAGCACAACTGTCTTTGACTCGTAGAAGCGGACTGCACCCTGGCCCAGATGAAAGATAGGCCTGGAACATCTGATGTCTTTCTGATAAAGTTAGACATATGTTTTTAAAATTTTTCAAATGCCTGGCACATCTCTTAAAGTAGCTGTGTTTACTTTCAAAACGCATCGTCCACACTCTAATTAAGGGGCCAAATTTAAAAATGAGTCCCGGATAGTGCCGCATGAAATGGTGTTTGGGTTTTAGTGTAATGTCAGGAAATAAACACTTTCTTGATTCCAAATATTCTTGGATTACAATGTCAAGATAAGTTACCTGTGGCAGTGAAATCTTTTGTGCACAAATCATATCCACAATATCTTTAAGCTGGAGCATTAATTGCCACACATCATCTTCTGGATTTTGCACTTTGTCACCGATTAATACAGGCAGCAACCTTAAGAAGTTCCAGTTTTGAATGGCTTGACCTGAAAGCCTGAGACCCTCTGGGTTGACAGCACATGGCTTTGTGAGAGCATCAGATCCTTTGTATTTGAACTGCTTGATGCGCCGGTTTAAAAGTGAATATGTAAACCACTTATTTTTCTTAACTAAATACTTTAAGTACAGTGCAACATCATAGGATAAGACACCCTCAAATATGTCATGGCCCAAGCAAGGTGGGAGACCAGGCTGGCAAACATGAAAAGATTTCAAAGTATTGAAAACAGAGTTGAACTTTATGCCTTTGTTGTGATGACTGTCCTCGGCTTGTAGTTCAACAACAGCAGAATCATAATGTTCAGGGGTGCGCTGTGGACCACACACATTTGGATTACCACGAAACTCATGTAGCGTGATTTCACAGTACCTGCAAAAGTACTGAGAGCGACAAAAGTTTTCAGTAAACCCACCAATGCTGTGTGAACCTAAGTTATCGCCAGCAATACAGTATAGAGCCGCTTTGACAGCTTCACCACCTACTGTTATTCCATTTTCCTCCAAATCTTTCAAATCTATCAGCATCTCTGAGAAAACTTTAACACTTCCAAATTGTTTCAGGTCATTCTCTCCACACAATAGGACAAGGGACATGTGATCCGTGTTGGACCGCACATGAGCAGATAGATTAGCCACAGAAAGATATACTGCAAGAACTTTGTGTTTTTTCTTGGCAGAGCCCAGTGGGTTTACAATTTCAAAAGCATCCTGGTACAGAATTAGCTTCAGGCATCCTGGATTTTCAATGAAGAACTGGTTGGATTTACAGATTTTTCCATTACTTATGTCACTAAATTCATCTGGGTTAGAGTCTGTTTCACAAGACACATTATTCTTCCATAATTCAGATTCCAATAAGTTTTGTATGGTTTGTTTCACAGGTATGTAGTAAGCAAACTTTTCTGTCATATTTTCATCATTTCCCAATGTTACTTTTTTAGGCTCTATGTATTTGAACATTTTCTGGAAAGTCTGGGCTCTTGAATATGTTGTTCTCAGTGGTCCCTGATGACAGGACGACAACAGATCTGAATCCTTCACACAATCACATATTTTAGAAATAGCATCATCTGTTAGACACAGCTCATTTTTGAGCTGAGAATGTAGTTTACTCAAAGTATAATCCTGTCCCAACTCATGAACATTTTGAATCTCTTCAACAATTGTCTGTATTGTTGAAGCTGGAAGTAGGAGCTGCCCTTGCAATTTTAGGTAGAACAAACATACATTCCTTAGAAAGATGTCATTGAAATTATGTGGCAATTCAGTGCTTTCATTTGTTGTTGCATCATTTAAACACTGACCAGCATCTTCACATGCAGCTGCAGCATTAGACTGAGAACTAGTTTCCCTGTACATTTCACTTAGGCTATCCACTGAACATGCTCTATGTTTCCTTGATATATGAGCAGTAAATGATGACTTAACAGTGAACGTATTTTTACAACCAATGACTGGACATGCAACAGGTCGCCCCTCCACTATATGCTCCTTTAAGTGTGAGAGGAGTTCTTTTACTGTGTGAAATTGGCGCTCACACAGCGCGACGGCACATTTCAAATCTGTAACGGCTCTAGCAGTAACAGTGGGTACAGACACATTATGAATACGATAAAAGTGAGCTTTAAAAGCTGGGTAGGTGCAAAATGTCCGCTTGCAGTCAGCGCCAACACATTTGAAAAGACAGTGAGGTTCATTCCTATGAACTCTACAATGCCGAACATAACCCTTTAAGCTATCTAAGGTTTTGCTGCAATAAAGGCAAGAAATCATTTTCAGTAAAATGACTAAACCACCCgtttaaaaaaagttttccCACTTCAAGTGTCACTGCAAAAACCACCGCTCCACAACTAATGTGTGTACTAACTGTAACGTTAGTTCTAAGTtagcaaaaaatatatactggAGGTAGCTAGCGTAACTCTAGCTTTTAGAATGCTCTTATTTTTTTCTGACAAACAGTCATCAAGTTTGAATAAAGTATTTAACCTAGTTACCTGAAAAAGATCGTCGTCGGCGCTTGTCAGTCACGTAGCTAGGTTCCACAAATTGTTCTTCCATGCGCTGGCagtgtggatggatggaaatGGCAAACAGCAATAAATAATTTTCAGTTAACTGATAAAACCACCCGTTTAACACAAATATTTTCCAACTCAAGGTGTCACGGCAAACACCACCGCTCCACAACTAATGCTGTAACGTACTCTAACTAGCTAGATTTGCTAAACATACTGAGCTAATAGCTAGCCTAGGTCTAGCGTTTAGAATGAAAACCCACCAGACTAGCTACTAGTAGTTAACTAACCTTCGGTCAGTAGGCGATACTGTAAAATACACCTTcggtaaaaaattaaaaaaaacgaaCAGAAGCTAGTATTTTTTCTGACAGTCATCAAGTTTGAAGAAAATCAAGTATTTACCTGCAAAAAATCGTCGTCGGCGTTGAACACAAATTGCTCTTCCATGCGCTGGCAGTGTGTGGATAGATGGAAACGGCAACCTGCAGCTAAGCACAAGCTTGAACTTGGCTCCCGCGGGCTTTACGTGGTCCAATGAAAGGACGGAAACAAACTCTACTACTCAGTGATTTGATAAATTTGAAATTCAACGCATCAGCCGTTGATTTTTGCGGGAATGtaaaatgtaggcctacgtCGAAAAGTACtgttatatttaaattgtaCATTATTCTGTAATGAAAACAAAGATTAACTTTCAATTTGATAATTTATATTCAAACAGATGACAtcaagcaaaaataaataactgaTAAACATTTAACTGCATGTGGAGGAGAAAATAGGTCTAACCTTTCTGCAAACCAGGCCTAAAAGTTGAACATTGTTATGGTTTATCTTCATTTCCATGCTTTGAGCAGGCAGAATAACTACTAATATTTATGGATATAATTTTAAATTTCAAATTCAtctgtccacaatatgtactgcAATCACCTGCACTTTTGCCAAGCACATTTTATGTTGCAGCCTATACTGAACATGCAGCGTTTACATAACATAAAATAAGTATTCAGTTTAGATTACATCTATAAGCTAAAATATAATATCCTAATATACCAATAATAATAtacagtacactatactaaacctataccgTATTTTTTGGACTATAAATCACACTTTTTTCATAGCTGGTCTTGCGACTTATACACCGGAGTGACTTGGTAGTCCGAAAATACGGTACACATAATCTCCCAAAtcttgctgacgttgagagagaggttatatTGTCccgacaccatgatgtcagatggctgagcggttagggaattgggctattaaccagaaagttgccggttcgattcctggctgcgcaaaatgtcgttgtgtccttgggcaaggtacttcacctcgggggggatgtccctgtacttactgtaagtcgctctggataagagtgtctgctaaatgactaaatgtaaatgtaatgtaaaatgatgtcagggtatcaacctctttgtaggctgactcgtcactgtcagataTGAGCCCCataatggttgtgtcgtcagcaaacttgttTGAAATTGTGTGTTGCCGCACAGTCATGAGTGAAGCCATTTAATCGGATCAACCTTAAAATCcgttaacatatagtggaaacgtTCATCTACGAAAgtgtggtctcaaatatacataaagataaacatgttttaattccagtgcgttcaaacagtcccttcagtaaaggttggctagcaggttacagcagcagcctggccctgtgacaggtggggggaggggtgcaaagggcacacttaatagtGGTATCTTGCTTCCAACTCATTTTTGAGACAACCCActcatttgtagcagataaacatctaaaaacatgcaAGCTATAGGCCCAAAAACTAGGATTGAGAGAGGTTGATATAGAAGGTTGATAAGAGAAGCTGACAAAGCTGAATGAGTATTTCATTTGTTTGATGTGCAAGGAAACTTAACACCTCTCTATAggaacatttaaaatgaaaaacaaacattatgGATATCCATAATTACTGAAGAGCTTTGGCAATATAGTGCAATGATTTGATAATGGTTTACTATTTAAACACTTTATGATTCACTCATTGTATTAGATTGAGCACAAAATGACAAAAGGCCCTCACAATCAAGCTAGCAATGGATAGTAGCTTATGTGCTTTAAAATCAGTATCTAGTTTTGATTGCTGTTACTCCTGTCCTGCTTAAAAAGCATCCAACTCCAGTCTGCTCTTTTTATACCTTGGTTCTATGAGAAACATGTAAGTCACATTCACTGTTGACATTCTTCTTAGAAGTTGAGGCAAACTGGTCATCCACATTCTCTAACACCTAATCGGCTCATAACTGCTGATATGTAAATTTAAATGTGTTTCATATGTAAACACCACTTTCCCACACTGACAATAagacttacattacatttctgCATTTAAGTTTTCTAAGAAATGTAGTTTCCTGTGTCTAAGATGCTAAAAAGCTATATGTTAATTTATTTACAGCAGTTAACATGTCATAGGCCTAACCTTTCATATCAACATAAGTTTACTGTATTTGTGCATATTGTAAATTATAGCACAAGgaattgtaaaatgtaaaacgGTTTCTTTATGTATAAGAAAAAAGATAacgaaaaaaaacattattttaacaCTCCCATGTTGTACTTTTTACTGTAATGTATTGTTTATTGTATTACAGTTTATCAGTGTTTAAACTACAGTAATGTGTACGTTTTACAAATAAATATGATTTTTTTCACATGTTCTTTCATTAAAAGTAACAGTTGTGTTAGGTTCCGTATTTTGCTAAATATTACTGTAAATCAAACACCGCTTCACTGTTTTTCTATTAACAATTTTTTACTGTCATGATTTAACAGCATTTCACTGTTAATTCCACTGACATTTTTTACAGTGTATCCATAGTAACCCGACAGATAAAACTGTCATTCTCAAGATGACAACTCAGACATCTAATAGAGAAAAAAGAATGAACAGTTCAAGTTCTCTAAAGTCAAATGTCAAAAGTACAAACATGGTTAAATAGAAACCCAactatgaaatacatttttgacCTGTCATTTTCACCTACTTTTTAGCAAACATTTGCCACTTATCAATTAGACTGTGTTACTTCAGTAGCCAGTATGAACGGGTGTCAGAAAGACAACAATTCTTGTTAAATAAAAGTAATCTCTCATTGCTTAGCTTTTGTGAAACTTTAAAGCATACTTAAGGCACATTACAAACACATCACAGACATGGTTAATAATGGCTGTTGGAACTCTTC contains:
- the LOC124483673 gene encoding uncharacterized protein LOC124483673 codes for the protein MSQQTDANPEEVKHLMKLTFYTQRKEVNKGKNIHYLLEEWPLWFNEPGMGVHYKELTGTGLKETFIRNIDLKGKRLLNYMNTVGVNKNKKCLQAVTKIQVMRGELSGCSEDVKDLVLLLLSYFDEKEDVMFCYVEDTCLVGELQMDQVRLTPTIVVCGRSCYSSKRFMLSVDRTIVHNNIPSFVSALCLMFGSYYCFNIHYPSELASTLEFLQRCFFSINPEKGTKVEKTRTARLHVNPRVLTLIQELSDHEWRDV